One Montipora foliosa isolate CH-2021 unplaced genomic scaffold, ASM3666993v2 scaffold_443, whole genome shotgun sequence DNA segment encodes these proteins:
- the LOC137989173 gene encoding uncharacterized protein: protein MVLCTIVDCGSKTGQDKGLNFARVPSVVTNQGEEAQELSKERRSRWISAISHDDLTEEILENDRVCKKHFVSGRAAKSWDKYNIDWVPTLLLGHKKATDRAHHTEAAAKRSERARERELVKKPAFEKRERELELKRAAKRQKLDEPGEQVSNLSFEGNESKEKKTTVEAGTQTEEFEYLFSSLNIDRKPFDRWEFVQNEEKVKFYTGLPSFDILHNVLEHVSPFVAYKSQNLTTFQEFIMTLIKLKLDAPHQDLSYRFMSPFLQF from the coding sequence ATGGTTTTGTGTACGATCGTTGACTGTGGCAGCAAAACTGGACAAGATAAAGGGTTAAATTTTGCAAGGGTGCCTTCTGTGGTCACAAATCAAGGCGAAGAGGCACAAGAACTATCCAAAGAAAGAAGATCGCGCTGGATTTCAGCGATAAGCCATGACGACCTCACCGAAGAGATTTTAGAAAACGATCGTGTGTGCAAAAAGCATTTTGTTTCAGGAAGAGCAGCTAAGAGCTGGGATAAATATAATATTGACTGGGTTCCGACATTGCTCTTGGGACACAAAAAAGCTACTGATCGAGCACACCATACAGAAGCGGCGGCAAAACGAAGCGAGAGAGCGAGGGAACGTGAACTTGTGAAGAAGCCGGCTTTTGAAAAGAGAGAACGAGAGCTAGAACTAAAGCGAGCGGCAAAGAGACAGAAACTTGACGAGCCCGGTGAACAAGTTTCGAACCTTAGCTTTGAAGGAAATGagagcaaagagaaaaaaacaactgttgaaGCTGGCACACAAACTGAAGAGTTTGAATATTTATTCAGCTCTCTAAACATTGATCGGAAACCATTTGATCGGTGGGAGTTTGtacaaaacgaagaaaaagttaaattttACACTGGATTGCCTTCCTTCGATATCCTGCATAATGTTCTCGAGCATGTTTCTCCGTTTGTTGCATACAAGTCCCAGAATCTGACCACATTTCAAGAATTTATCATGACTTTGATAAAACTTAAACTTGACGCACCACATCAAGATCTTTCATATCGCTTCATGTCTCCCTTTCTACagttttaa